The following proteins are co-located in the Lacticaseibacillus paracasei subsp. paracasei genome:
- a CDS encoding aspartate ammonia-lyase: MRIEEDCIGKLAIDEDVLYGIHTTRALTNFPISTERTDPLLFKSLIIIKKAAAQVNAAAGTLDVRKSRAIVAACNSLLMGEHQDALVAPAIQGSAGTSVNMNVNEVVANLASAELKTIRVHPNDDVNQSQSTNDTYPTAGKMAALQALPPLKQALTFLIKTLDAKAHEFADVVKVGRTQLQDAVPTTYGHSFHAYASLFRRDLARLTRAAADLQAVNLGGTAIGTGLNASPYYRSHIIRQVNQLIDLQLKPAEDFIDATQNCDVLVAFSGAMKGLATDLSKVANDLRLLSSGPQAGLNELHLPAKQAGSSIMPGKVNPIIPEVVNQIAFQVIGQDVTISMAAEAGQLELNAFEPIIFCDLLQGERYLARGIATLTSNCVAGLTVNREQCETAVHHSAISATVLSPYLGYEATARLIQHSMKQHVAIPDLLRSEHKLSAAMIARLFSPMVMTNQETVPDLSIAEK, translated from the coding sequence ATGCGTATCGAGGAAGATTGTATTGGTAAGTTGGCAATTGATGAGGATGTCTTATATGGAATTCACACGACCCGTGCGCTAACGAATTTCCCGATCAGTACAGAGCGGACTGATCCGCTACTTTTCAAAAGTCTGATCATCATAAAAAAAGCAGCTGCACAAGTGAATGCAGCTGCAGGTACGTTAGATGTTCGAAAGTCGCGGGCGATTGTTGCTGCGTGCAACAGCTTGCTGATGGGGGAACATCAAGATGCGTTGGTCGCGCCTGCGATTCAAGGTAGCGCTGGGACTTCCGTGAATATGAACGTCAATGAAGTCGTCGCCAACTTGGCCAGCGCTGAGCTCAAAACGATTCGCGTTCATCCAAATGATGATGTTAATCAGAGCCAGTCGACCAATGATACTTATCCAACAGCCGGAAAGATGGCAGCATTACAGGCATTGCCACCGCTGAAACAAGCATTAACGTTTTTGATAAAAACCTTGGACGCTAAAGCACATGAGTTTGCGGATGTTGTTAAAGTGGGCCGCACGCAACTGCAAGACGCTGTTCCTACAACATATGGACACAGTTTTCACGCGTATGCCAGCTTGTTCCGTCGAGACTTAGCCCGATTGACACGGGCTGCGGCCGATTTACAGGCGGTTAACTTAGGCGGTACGGCGATTGGAACTGGGTTGAATGCGTCGCCTTATTACCGTAGTCATATTATTCGTCAGGTTAATCAATTGATTGATCTGCAATTGAAGCCAGCTGAGGATTTTATTGATGCAACGCAGAACTGCGACGTTTTGGTGGCCTTCTCTGGTGCTATGAAGGGACTTGCCACTGATTTGTCAAAAGTAGCCAATGATCTTCGCTTGTTAAGCAGTGGTCCACAGGCGGGACTTAATGAGTTACATTTACCAGCAAAACAGGCTGGTTCATCGATTATGCCAGGAAAAGTCAATCCTATCATTCCAGAAGTCGTTAATCAAATTGCCTTTCAGGTGATTGGCCAAGATGTCACGATCAGTATGGCAGCCGAAGCCGGACAGCTTGAACTGAATGCTTTTGAGCCGATTATTTTCTGTGATTTGTTGCAAGGGGAGCGGTACTTGGCTCGCGGCATTGCAACCTTAACGTCAAACTGTGTGGCTGGGCTGACGGTTAATCGTGAGCAGTGTGAAACCGCGGTTCACCATTCGGCTATCAGTGCCACAGTTTTAAGCCCGTATCTTGGTTATGAGGCGACGGCTAGATTGATTCAGCACAGCATGAAGCAGCACGTTGCTATTCCTGACTTGTTGCGCTCGGAACATAAGCTGTCGGCTGCGATGATCGCGCGATTGTTTTCGCCAATGGTCATGACGAATCAGGAAACAGTGCCAGACTTATCAATTGCTGAAAAGTAG
- a CDS encoding Cof-type HAD-IIB family hydrolase — protein MFKLIATDMDGTFLRDDMTYDRDFFATLHEKMQAQGIQWVVASGNQYFQLTSFFEAFPDTIYVAENGAYIRDANKVYALSSFENGAIQPILTKLTSIPDLKILVCGQSSAYALKTTDAAHIATARQYYKQLRLVDTFDNLDDRILKFAISCPPEKTAAIVAEMRQLLVGLGEPTSSGHGDIDIIQPGMNKAAGLATLGRHLNIQLADMCAFGDGGNDLEMLREVGLGVAMANATPAVLAVADTTTKSNQEQGVLQFMHHLLSEP, from the coding sequence ATGTTCAAATTAATAGCAACAGACATGGACGGCACCTTTTTGAGAGACGACATGACCTATGATCGCGATTTTTTTGCGACGTTACATGAAAAAATGCAAGCGCAAGGCATTCAGTGGGTGGTGGCCAGTGGTAATCAATACTTTCAGCTGACTTCCTTTTTTGAAGCTTTCCCTGATACGATTTATGTTGCTGAAAACGGCGCCTACATTCGCGATGCTAACAAAGTGTATGCTTTAAGTTCTTTTGAAAACGGTGCCATTCAACCAATTCTGACTAAACTAACTAGCATACCTGATCTCAAAATTCTTGTCTGTGGTCAATCAAGCGCCTATGCCCTGAAAACTACTGATGCTGCCCATATCGCAACGGCACGACAATACTACAAGCAATTACGTCTAGTTGATACTTTCGACAATCTCGATGATCGCATTTTAAAATTTGCCATTAGTTGTCCTCCAGAAAAAACCGCGGCTATTGTTGCCGAAATGCGCCAACTGTTGGTTGGCTTGGGAGAACCGACAAGCAGCGGCCACGGCGACATTGATATCATTCAGCCCGGGATGAACAAAGCTGCCGGATTGGCAACACTTGGTCGGCATTTAAACATTCAACTTGCTGATATGTGCGCTTTTGGCGATGGCGGCAACGATTTAGAAATGCTACGGGAAGTTGGTCTTGGTGTGGCGATGGCAAATGCAACGCCAGCAGTACTGGCAGTCGCCGACACAACCACTAAGAGCAATCAGGAACAAGGTGTCTTGCAGTTTATGCATCATCTGTTATCTGAACCCTGA
- a CDS encoding sugar O-acetyltransferase codes for MESMKQRMLGGKLYKANDPEISVESQRGSDLVWQFNHLAPDKKAERAAVLKQLFHAFGDNNYIEPPFYVDYGAHTSIGDHFYANTDCVFLDTAPITIGNRVYLAPKVSLFTAGHPIDAAIRGEDLEYGKPIKIGDDVWIGGGVIINPGVTIGSDVVIGSGSVVTKDVPDHVIVAGNPARMIRRITDKDHAQWQQQKDEFLTWQQQADESQQSKQS; via the coding sequence ATGGAATCAATGAAGCAAAGAATGCTTGGTGGCAAACTGTATAAAGCAAACGATCCAGAAATCAGCGTTGAGAGTCAGCGAGGCAGTGATCTCGTCTGGCAGTTTAATCATTTAGCCCCTGATAAAAAAGCAGAACGAGCTGCGGTTTTAAAACAATTATTTCATGCATTTGGAGACAATAACTACATTGAGCCTCCTTTCTACGTTGACTACGGTGCTCACACGTCAATCGGTGATCATTTTTATGCCAACACAGATTGTGTTTTCTTGGATACCGCGCCAATTACCATTGGCAACCGGGTTTATTTAGCGCCTAAAGTGAGTTTATTTACAGCCGGCCACCCAATTGATGCCGCTATCCGCGGTGAAGATTTAGAATATGGTAAGCCTATCAAAATTGGCGATGATGTCTGGATTGGCGGCGGCGTCATTATTAATCCAGGTGTGACCATCGGCAGCGATGTTGTTATCGGTTCTGGATCGGTGGTCACAAAAGACGTTCCTGATCATGTCATCGTTGCTGGCAATCCTGCTCGCATGATTCGGCGGATTACTGATAAAGATCATGCCCAGTGGCAACAACAAAAAGATGAGTTCTTAACCTGGCAGCAACAGGCTGATGAAAGCCAACAATCAAAGCAGTCTTAA